The Aeromicrobium sp. Leaf245 genome includes a region encoding these proteins:
- a CDS encoding glycoside hydrolase family 16 protein, translated as MERFEERFDGLDLQRWVPAYLPAWSSREDARATWEVGDDGLRLSLPPEHPRWCPDLHEPPLRVSAVQSGSWSGPVGSTRGQQPFRPGLTVREEQPRVAGFVPLHGRIEVECRATVGAGSMFSAWTIGMEDEPRRCGEICLVEVFGDTRATTPDGTVTLEVGRGVHPFRDPDLVEEFAAPRRSLDVSAWHTYAVDWTEHGITWFLDGEQVAASDQSPSYPMLLVLAVFDFPDRTTGDHVPLLEVRRVTGR; from the coding sequence GTGGAGCGGTTCGAGGAACGTTTCGACGGGTTGGACCTCCAGCGGTGGGTCCCCGCCTACCTGCCCGCCTGGAGCTCCCGTGAGGACGCACGTGCCACGTGGGAGGTCGGTGACGACGGACTGCGGTTGTCGCTTCCCCCCGAGCATCCCCGGTGGTGCCCCGACCTGCACGAGCCACCGTTGCGGGTCTCGGCCGTGCAGAGCGGCAGCTGGTCCGGTCCGGTGGGGTCGACACGTGGGCAGCAGCCGTTCCGCCCCGGTCTGACCGTGCGCGAGGAGCAGCCCCGGGTCGCGGGCTTCGTGCCGTTGCACGGCCGCATCGAGGTCGAGTGCCGAGCCACGGTCGGCGCAGGGTCGATGTTCTCGGCGTGGACGATCGGCATGGAGGACGAGCCCCGGCGCTGCGGTGAGATCTGCCTGGTCGAGGTCTTCGGCGACACGCGCGCCACCACGCCCGACGGCACGGTGACCCTCGAGGTCGGACGGGGCGTCCATCCCTTCCGCGACCCCGACCTGGTCGAGGAGTTCGCGGCCCCACGTCGGAGCCTCGACGTGAGTGCGTGGCACACCTATGCCGTGGACTGGACCGAGCACGGGATCACCTGGTTCCTCGACGGCGAGCAGGTGGCTGCGTCCGACCAGTCGCCGAGCTACCCGATGCTGCTCGTCCTCGCGGTCTTCGACTTCCCCGACCGCACGACGGGTGACCACGTGCCGCTGCTCGAGGTGCGTCGGGTCACCGGCCGCTGA
- a CDS encoding glycosyltransferase family 4 protein, whose translation MRVALLSYRSKQHVGGQGVYVEHLSRGLVEAGHDVEVISGQPYPEGLDPRVRLTRLPSLGIYDEPDPFKPPAPWTLRSVPDVVEWLLSVTGAFGEPLSFTLRADRHLKDRLDDFDVVHDNQSLGWGLLALRRRLPLVVTIHHPISRDRIVELEAARGWRKLSVARWYSFVGMQARVARRLPFVVGVSTVATDDTVTDFGIDPARIRVVPLGVDTDTFGPVRRRQPGTPAATESRVPGRIVAVASADKPLKGVAHLLDALAKVRVEHPDVELQLVSSVEPGGATDRRIDALDLRDCVTTHSGLESEQIAELLRSAEIMCVPSLYEGFSLPTVEALASGTAVVASRAGAIPEVVGDAEGGEPCAVLVEPGDAEQLAAAVSSLLDDPDRRAALGAAGRARALERYSWTSVAKATADVYDEAIRRFAGKEQ comes from the coding sequence GTGCGCGTCGCCCTGTTGTCGTACCGCAGCAAGCAGCACGTGGGTGGCCAGGGCGTCTACGTCGAGCACCTCAGCCGGGGTCTCGTCGAGGCCGGCCACGACGTCGAGGTCATCTCCGGTCAGCCCTACCCCGAGGGTCTCGACCCGAGGGTGCGACTGACGAGGCTGCCGAGTCTCGGCATCTACGACGAGCCCGACCCCTTCAAGCCCCCGGCGCCCTGGACGCTGCGCAGCGTTCCCGACGTCGTCGAGTGGCTGCTCAGCGTCACCGGCGCCTTCGGCGAGCCGCTCTCGTTCACGTTGCGCGCCGACCGTCACCTCAAGGACCGGCTCGACGACTTCGACGTGGTCCACGACAACCAGAGCCTCGGCTGGGGGCTGCTCGCCCTGCGCCGACGGCTCCCGCTCGTCGTCACGATCCACCACCCGATCAGCCGCGACCGCATCGTCGAGCTCGAGGCTGCCCGTGGGTGGCGCAAGCTCTCGGTCGCTCGGTGGTACTCGTTCGTGGGCATGCAGGCCCGCGTCGCCCGGCGGCTGCCGTTCGTCGTGGGCGTCTCCACGGTGGCCACCGACGACACCGTCACCGACTTCGGCATCGACCCGGCCCGCATCCGCGTGGTGCCGCTCGGCGTCGACACCGACACCTTCGGTCCCGTTCGCCGCCGACAGCCCGGCACCCCCGCCGCGACCGAGTCCCGCGTGCCCGGCCGCATCGTGGCGGTCGCCAGCGCCGACAAGCCGCTCAAGGGCGTCGCCCACCTCCTCGACGCACTCGCCAAGGTGCGGGTCGAGCACCCCGACGTCGAGCTGCAGCTCGTCTCGAGCGTCGAGCCCGGCGGCGCCACGGACCGCCGCATCGACGCGCTCGACCTGCGCGACTGCGTGACCACCCACAGCGGCCTGGAGTCCGAGCAGATCGCCGAGCTCCTGCGCTCGGCCGAGATCATGTGCGTCCCCTCGCTCTACGAGGGCTTCTCCCTGCCGACGGTCGAGGCGCTCGCGAGCGGCACCGCGGTCGTCGCGAGCCGCGCCGGCGCCATCCCCGAGGTCGTGGGCGACGCCGAGGGCGGCGAGCCGTGCGCGGTGCTCGTCGAGCCGGGCGACGCCGAGCAGCTGGCCGCCGCCGTCTCCTCCCTGCTCGACGACCCCGACCGCCGCGCGGCCCTGGGCGCCGCCGGCCGTGCCCGTGCGCTCGAGCGCTACAGCTGGACCTCGGTGGCCAAGGCCACCGCCGACGTCTACGACGAGGCGATCCGCAGGTTCGCCGGCAAGGAGCAGTGA
- a CDS encoding bifunctional 2-polyprenyl-6-hydroxyphenol methylase/3-demethylubiquinol 3-O-methyltransferase UbiG, which translates to MLTVDFDRLRVGARTRFIDVGAGAGRHSYEALRRGADVTAFDLDEVELKGVDEMFEAMRVEGQVPRTGRGAVQAGTILDMPYADASFDVVLASEILEHVPEDEQAISELVRILAPGGTLAVTVPRFWPEKVCWMLSDEYHANEGGHIRIYKASELDAKLRAEGLVHTHTHHAHGLHAPYWWIKCAVGVERDQHPAVRAYHQLLVWDMMKAPRTTRVAEKLLDPVLGKSVALYYTKPLAA; encoded by the coding sequence GTGCTGACCGTCGACTTCGACCGCCTCCGGGTGGGCGCCCGCACCCGATTCATCGACGTCGGTGCCGGCGCCGGCCGGCACAGCTACGAGGCCCTGCGCCGCGGTGCCGACGTGACCGCGTTCGACCTCGACGAGGTCGAGCTCAAGGGCGTCGACGAGATGTTCGAGGCGATGCGGGTCGAGGGGCAGGTGCCCAGGACCGGGCGTGGTGCCGTGCAGGCCGGGACCATCCTCGACATGCCCTACGCCGACGCCTCCTTCGACGTCGTGCTCGCCTCGGAGATCCTCGAGCACGTGCCCGAGGACGAGCAGGCCATCAGCGAGCTCGTGCGCATCCTGGCGCCCGGCGGGACGCTGGCCGTGACCGTCCCGCGCTTCTGGCCCGAGAAGGTGTGCTGGATGCTGTCGGACGAGTACCACGCCAACGAGGGCGGGCACATCCGCATCTACAAGGCCAGCGAGCTCGACGCGAAGCTGCGTGCCGAGGGCCTGGTGCACACCCACACCCACCACGCGCACGGCCTGCACGCGCCGTACTGGTGGATCAAGTGCGCCGTGGGCGTGGAGCGCGACCAGCACCCGGCCGTGCGCGCCTACCACCAGCTGCTCGTGTGGGACATGATGAAGGCGCCCCGCACCACCCGCGTGGCCGAGAAGCTCCTCGACCCGGTCCTGGGCAAGAGCGTGGCGCTGTACTACACCAAGCCGCTCGCGGCCTGA
- a CDS encoding prenyltransferase yields MTPAVTGSPAVLALPGVLDAAQVQATADTIADVQTRDGAIPWEADGHLDPWDHLQAAMGLAVAGRRDEAEAAYAWSRSQQRPDGTWATKYSGGEVVEPATDANFTAYVATAVWHHWRLTGDRAFVSSMWPSVQGALDAVLVLQDDAGPVRWSRGADGCVADEALVTGNASIHLSLRCGVALADVVGERVPHWEDAAVRLRHALDHHPDRFADKARFSMDWYYPVLGGALPRAVALARLERRWDDFVVPGFGARCVDDSPWVTGGETCELVLALDAVGRGADARALLADIQVLRREDATYWTGYVYPDETYWPIEQTTWTAGTVLLAVDALTRTTPANGLFRGEGLPLLAAAEECDQPCVA; encoded by the coding sequence GTGACCCCCGCCGTCACCGGATCGCCGGCCGTCCTCGCGCTCCCCGGCGTGCTCGACGCTGCCCAGGTGCAGGCCACGGCCGACACGATCGCGGACGTGCAGACCCGAGACGGGGCGATCCCGTGGGAGGCCGACGGGCACCTCGACCCGTGGGACCACCTCCAGGCCGCCATGGGGCTCGCCGTCGCCGGGCGCCGCGACGAGGCCGAGGCCGCCTACGCCTGGAGCCGCTCGCAGCAGCGACCCGACGGCACGTGGGCCACCAAGTACTCCGGGGGCGAGGTGGTCGAGCCTGCCACCGACGCCAACTTCACCGCCTACGTGGCCACCGCGGTCTGGCACCACTGGCGGCTGACCGGCGACCGGGCCTTCGTCAGCTCCATGTGGCCGTCGGTGCAGGGTGCGCTCGACGCCGTGCTCGTCCTGCAGGACGACGCGGGTCCGGTCCGCTGGTCGCGCGGCGCCGACGGGTGCGTGGCCGACGAGGCCCTCGTCACCGGGAACGCCAGCATCCACCTCAGCCTGCGGTGCGGCGTGGCGCTGGCCGACGTCGTGGGGGAGCGGGTGCCGCACTGGGAGGACGCGGCGGTGCGGCTGCGCCACGCCCTGGACCACCACCCGGACCGGTTCGCCGACAAGGCCCGGTTCTCGATGGACTGGTACTACCCCGTGCTGGGCGGGGCACTGCCGCGCGCCGTCGCCCTGGCCCGCCTGGAGCGGCGCTGGGACGACTTCGTGGTGCCCGGCTTCGGCGCGCGGTGCGTCGACGACAGCCCCTGGGTCACCGGGGGCGAGACGTGCGAGCTCGTCCTGGCGCTCGACGCGGTGGGCCGTGGCGCGGACGCCCGGGCGCTCCTCGCCGACATCCAGGTCCTGCGCCGCGAGGACGCCACGTACTGGACCGGCTACGTCTATCCCGACGAGACCTACTGGCCGATCGAGCAGACCACCTGGACGGCGGGCACCGTGCTCCTCGCCGTCGACGCCCTGACCCGGACCACACCCGCCAACGGGCTGTTCCGCGGGGAGGGCCTGCCCCTCCTGGCCGCCGCCGAGGAGTGCGACCAGCCGTGCGTGGCATGA
- a CDS encoding class I SAM-dependent methyltransferase, which yields MSAPPLPEALQAVADEVRGFLPADEADALRAAAAAHLRAGGLAVEIGSYCGKSAVHLGHVARESGARLVTIDHHRGSEEQQVGWEYHDETLVGTDGRMDTLPFLRETLARAGLEDVVDVVVARSPDVASWWGRELDLVFVDGGHTDEHAQGDYEGWARWVRPGGVLVIHDVFPDPADGGQAPYRIYLRALDDGFTEVGHTGSLRVLRR from the coding sequence ATGAGTGCACCGCCGCTGCCCGAGGCGCTGCAGGCGGTGGCCGACGAGGTGCGCGGCTTCCTTCCGGCCGACGAGGCCGACGCCCTGCGGGCCGCGGCCGCCGCCCACCTGCGCGCGGGCGGGTTGGCCGTCGAGATCGGCAGCTACTGCGGCAAGTCCGCGGTGCACCTCGGCCACGTCGCACGCGAGAGCGGTGCGCGGCTCGTGACGATCGACCACCACCGCGGCTCGGAGGAGCAGCAGGTCGGCTGGGAGTACCACGACGAGACCCTCGTCGGCACCGACGGCCGGATGGACACCCTGCCGTTCCTGCGCGAGACCCTCGCGCGCGCCGGCCTGGAGGACGTCGTCGACGTGGTGGTGGCCCGCTCGCCCGACGTCGCGTCGTGGTGGGGCCGCGAGCTCGACCTCGTGTTCGTCGACGGCGGGCACACCGACGAGCACGCCCAGGGCGACTACGAGGGCTGGGCCCGGTGGGTGCGGCCGGGCGGCGTGCTCGTCATCCACGACGTCTTCCCCGACCCCGCCGACGGCGGGCAGGCGCCCTACCGCATCTACCTGCGCGCCCTCGACGACGGCTTCACCGAGGTCGGCCACACCGGCTCGCTGCGCGTCCTCCGTCGCTGA
- a CDS encoding ATP-dependent endonuclease: protein MRLIAARVRKVMSVHDSGRLALDEGITTIVGKNESGKTAMLQALYRANPLPSGHVTAFTARRDYPRRDLGRDREVIDQVRPVTLEIELDYDDRQVLERAGALLPTTPLFVSRSYGDGELHWASDEEGTPLEASPEAIARLTAMLPGFQYFDDHNVLPGSVSIRRLQEMDSADLYPSERTALALLRLAGVADASFDEDDYEVRKAALEAAAARLSDQLLEYWSQNRELSIELDLETMGISSPDPWLHIRVRDDRQRMSLNVAERSKGFIWFFSFLAAFSEFADQDRRVILLDEPGMNLHANAQADLLRYIKEHLGPFHQVVYSTHSPYLIDSGRLSRCRVLENVGDEGSKISSDLWRAGSETTVPLLAALGADLTRKLVSGPHQLLVSSPSDITYLTVMGDLLRSEGGRALDPRWNLTPVGGASGIPTILALLGTTAVSATVLMDGPAGARGAVEELVNRGAISADHIVPLTDITGTLDADLEDLFDSRWYVTLLEESGGPKVSHRKITGKRFLRKPPRRRIVHQAETVVGGAYDRFQPAGHLLRNRSQALASVDAETKKRFQQLIDRLNALL from the coding sequence ATGCGACTGATCGCTGCGCGCGTCCGCAAGGTCATGTCGGTCCACGACTCCGGACGCCTGGCGCTCGACGAGGGCATCACGACCATCGTCGGCAAGAACGAGTCGGGCAAGACGGCCATGCTGCAGGCGCTGTACCGGGCCAACCCGCTGCCCAGCGGTCACGTCACCGCGTTCACCGCGCGACGCGACTACCCCCGACGCGACCTCGGGCGCGATCGCGAGGTCATCGACCAGGTCCGCCCCGTCACCCTCGAGATCGAGCTCGACTACGACGACCGCCAGGTCCTGGAGCGCGCCGGCGCCCTGCTGCCGACGACCCCGCTGTTCGTGAGCCGCTCGTACGGCGACGGCGAGCTGCACTGGGCGTCCGACGAGGAGGGCACCCCGCTCGAGGCGTCGCCCGAGGCCATCGCCCGGCTGACCGCGATGCTGCCGGGCTTCCAGTACTTCGACGACCACAACGTGCTCCCTGGCAGCGTGTCCATCCGGCGTCTGCAGGAGATGGACTCGGCCGACCTCTACCCCTCCGAGCGCACCGCGCTGGCGCTGCTGAGGCTGGCCGGCGTGGCCGACGCCTCGTTCGACGAGGACGACTACGAGGTCCGCAAGGCCGCGCTCGAGGCCGCCGCCGCACGCCTGTCGGACCAGCTGCTGGAGTACTGGAGCCAGAACCGCGAGCTGTCGATCGAGCTCGACCTGGAGACGATGGGCATCTCCTCGCCCGACCCGTGGCTGCACATCCGCGTGCGCGACGACCGCCAGCGGATGAGCCTCAATGTTGCGGAGCGCTCCAAGGGCTTCATCTGGTTCTTCTCCTTCCTCGCGGCGTTCTCGGAGTTCGCCGACCAGGACCGTCGGGTCATCCTGCTCGACGAGCCCGGCATGAACCTGCACGCGAACGCCCAGGCCGACCTGCTGCGCTACATCAAGGAGCACCTCGGCCCCTTCCACCAGGTCGTCTACTCCACCCACTCGCCGTACCTCATCGACTCCGGTCGCCTGAGCCGCTGCCGCGTGCTCGAGAACGTCGGCGACGAGGGCAGCAAGATCAGCTCCGACCTGTGGCGGGCAGGGTCCGAGACCACGGTGCCCCTGCTGGCGGCGCTCGGTGCGGACCTCACGCGCAAGCTGGTCAGCGGGCCGCACCAGCTGCTCGTCTCGTCACCGTCGGACATCACGTACCTGACGGTCATGGGTGACCTGCTCCGTTCCGAGGGCGGACGCGCGCTCGACCCGCGCTGGAACCTGACGCCCGTCGGTGGTGCCTCCGGCATCCCGACGATCCTGGCGCTGCTCGGCACCACGGCCGTCTCGGCCACGGTGCTCATGGACGGTCCGGCCGGCGCGCGGGGCGCCGTCGAGGAGCTGGTGAACCGAGGGGCGATCTCGGCCGACCACATCGTCCCGCTCACCGACATCACCGGCACCCTCGACGCCGACCTCGAGGACCTCTTCGACTCCCGGTGGTACGTGACACTCCTGGAGGAGTCCGGCGGACCGAAGGTCTCGCACCGCAAGATCACCGGCAAGCGGTTCCTGCGCAAGCCGCCTCGCCGACGCATCGTGCACCAGGCCGAGACGGTCGTCGGCGGCGCCTACGACCGCTTCCAGCCCGCCGGCCACCTGCTGCGCAACCGGTCGCAGGCGCTCGCCTCGGTCGACGCCGAGACGAAGAAGCGGTTCCAGCAGCTCATCGACCGGCTCAACGCCCTGCTCTGA
- a CDS encoding TSUP family transporter, with protein sequence MEELTGGVLLLLGVAAFLAGWIDAVVGGGGLVQLPALMVAFPQAAPVQLLATNKIGSIAGTTTSSITYLRRVRLDLRTAAPLAGAAFIGSLLGAVVASWIPRAAFNPAILVVLVVVGAFTVLRPDLGQVAAIRFTGRRHYGAAMLVGASIGFYDGALGPGTGSFLVFALVGVLGYGFLEASGKAKLANFATNLAALVVFVPQGAVIWKVAAVLMVCNVAGGYLGARLAVARGNRFIRIVFIVVVSAFVVRIGWDTWQQLVG encoded by the coding sequence GTGGAGGAGCTCACCGGGGGAGTGCTGCTGCTCCTCGGCGTGGCCGCGTTCCTCGCCGGATGGATCGACGCCGTCGTGGGGGGTGGCGGGCTGGTCCAGCTGCCCGCCCTCATGGTGGCCTTCCCGCAGGCGGCGCCGGTCCAGCTGCTGGCCACGAACAAGATCGGCTCGATCGCCGGCACGACGACGTCGAGCATCACCTACCTGCGACGCGTGCGGCTCGACCTGCGCACGGCCGCGCCCCTGGCGGGTGCGGCGTTCATCGGCTCGTTGCTGGGTGCGGTCGTGGCCTCGTGGATCCCGCGCGCGGCCTTCAACCCGGCGATCCTCGTGGTCCTGGTCGTCGTCGGTGCCTTCACGGTGCTGCGACCCGACCTCGGCCAGGTGGCGGCCATCCGCTTCACCGGTCGGCGCCACTACGGGGCGGCCATGCTGGTGGGTGCGTCCATCGGCTTCTACGACGGCGCCCTCGGGCCGGGGACCGGCTCGTTCCTCGTCTTCGCGCTCGTGGGGGTGCTCGGCTACGGGTTCCTGGAGGCCAGCGGCAAGGCGAAGCTGGCCAACTTCGCGACCAACCTGGCCGCCCTGGTCGTGTTCGTCCCGCAGGGTGCGGTCATCTGGAAGGTCGCCGCGGTGCTGATGGTCTGCAACGTGGCCGGCGGCTACCTCGGCGCCCGCCTCGCCGTGGCGCGGGGCAACCGGTTCATCCGCATCGTGTTCATCGTCGTGGTGTCGGCGTTCGTCGTGCGCATCGGCTGGGACACCTGGCAGCAGCTCGTCGGCTGA
- the ykgO gene encoding type B 50S ribosomal protein L36: MKVRNSLRSLKNQPGSQVVRRRGRTYVINKQNPRLKARQG, translated from the coding sequence ATGAAGGTCCGCAACTCCCTGCGCTCGCTCAAGAACCAGCCCGGCTCGCAGGTCGTGCGCCGACGCGGGCGCACCTACGTGATCAACAAGCAGAACCCGCGCCTGAAGGCCCGCCAGGGCTGA
- the rpmF gene encoding 50S ribosomal protein L32 codes for MAVPKRKTSRSNTRHRRSQWKATPADLVPVTVEGRTVRVPRRLVRAVHRGLVDVDRL; via the coding sequence ATGGCCGTCCCCAAGCGCAAGACCTCGCGCAGCAACACCCGCCACCGGCGGTCGCAGTGGAAGGCGACGCCCGCCGACCTCGTGCCCGTCACCGTCGAGGGCCGCACGGTGCGGGTGCCGCGCCGGCTCGTCAGGGCCGTGCACCGCGGCCTGGTCGACGTCGACCGTCTCTGA
- a CDS encoding GTP-binding protein: protein MSPVGRGRRRVLSRTTPAVLVTGVDEVAMEAVTVGLQFDLPSAVVVRHVLDVESQRLVRVVSDCTGVLERHVHELEHACVACALREDVVPTMERLAASGRWGAVVAHLPVAAEALQACRVIETYVQAAPHVHVAAVVAALDGRTVLADLLGDDLLHERDLHTSEDDSRGVAETAAAIVEYADAVALTGPCDPAGLDLLRALARPGVTVVDDPSALDATPLVAGAHRHDVTEAWVDVVRRDELPLHGSRYVWTLDLRSDRPFHPGRLLESIEKIGGGPRRSRGSFWLPSRPSDVCVWDGAGGQLSVGTASPWGTDTPLTRIVVHGLASGPLASSPDDVQEAFEHCLLSDAELADRGPYWEVASDGLEPWLGDVRRAA from the coding sequence ATGAGCCCCGTCGGCCGCGGACGCCGGCGCGTCCTCTCGCGCACCACCCCAGCCGTGCTCGTGACCGGCGTCGACGAGGTGGCCATGGAGGCCGTCACCGTGGGCCTCCAGTTCGACCTTCCCTCGGCCGTCGTCGTGCGCCACGTGCTCGACGTCGAGTCCCAGCGGCTCGTGCGCGTGGTCAGCGACTGCACCGGCGTCCTGGAGCGGCACGTCCACGAGCTGGAGCACGCCTGCGTGGCCTGCGCCCTCCGCGAGGACGTGGTGCCCACGATGGAGCGCCTCGCAGCCAGCGGTCGCTGGGGCGCGGTGGTCGCCCACCTGCCGGTGGCGGCCGAGGCCCTGCAGGCCTGCCGGGTCATCGAGACCTACGTGCAGGCCGCGCCGCACGTGCACGTGGCGGCCGTCGTCGCAGCCCTCGACGGCCGGACCGTGCTCGCCGACCTGCTCGGGGACGACCTGCTGCACGAGCGCGACCTGCACACGAGCGAGGACGACTCCCGCGGCGTCGCCGAGACGGCCGCCGCGATCGTCGAGTACGCCGACGCCGTCGCGCTCACCGGACCGTGCGACCCCGCCGGGCTGGACCTGCTGCGTGCGCTCGCTCGTCCGGGCGTCACGGTCGTCGACGACCCGTCGGCGCTCGACGCCACGCCGCTCGTGGCCGGAGCGCACCGCCACGACGTCACGGAGGCGTGGGTCGACGTCGTGCGACGCGACGAGCTGCCGCTGCACGGCTCCCGCTACGTGTGGACGCTCGACCTCCGCTCCGACCGCCCGTTCCACCCCGGACGCCTGCTCGAGAGCATCGAGAAGATCGGCGGCGGGCCACGTCGCTCGCGCGGTTCGTTCTGGCTGCCGAGCCGCCCCTCCGACGTCTGCGTGTGGGACGGGGCGGGCGGACAGCTGAGCGTCGGGACGGCCTCCCCGTGGGGCACCGACACGCCCCTGACCCGCATCGTCGTGCACGGCCTGGCGTCGGGACCGCTCGCCAGCAGCCCCGACGACGTGCAGGAGGCCTTCGAGCACTGCCTGCTCAGCGACGCCGAGCTGGCCGACCGGGGCCCGTACTGGGAGGTCGCCTCCGACGGCCTCGAGCCCTGGCTCGGCGACGTCCGCCGCGCCGCCTGA
- the rpmE gene encoding 50S ribosomal protein L31: protein MKKNQHPRYDEVAFRDRSGDLLLVTRSTLPERLPADHGANGRPGPGTPAKTVDVDGRTLPVVDVEVSSASHPFWTGRGRVVDTEGRVERFRRRYGQVDA, encoded by the coding sequence GTGAAGAAGAACCAGCACCCCCGCTACGACGAGGTCGCCTTCCGCGACCGCTCGGGCGACCTCCTGCTCGTGACCCGCTCGACGCTGCCCGAGCGCCTCCCTGCCGACCACGGCGCAAACGGCCGCCCAGGGCCCGGCACCCCTGCCAAGACGGTCGACGTCGACGGCCGCACCCTGCCCGTGGTCGACGTCGAGGTCTCCAGCGCCAGCCACCCGTTCTGGACCGGCCGCGGCCGCGTGGTCGACACCGAGGGACGGGTCGAGCGCTTCCGTCGCCGCTACGGGCAGGTCGACGCATGA
- the rpmB gene encoding 50S ribosomal protein L28 has protein sequence MSRTCQVTGATPGFGHHVSHSHRRTKRRFDVNVQKKRYWAPTLGRHVTLTLSARGIKTVDVRGIDAVVADILARGERL, from the coding sequence ATGTCGCGCACCTGCCAGGTCACCGGGGCCACCCCGGGCTTCGGCCACCACGTGTCCCACTCGCACCGGCGCACCAAGCGGCGCTTCGACGTCAACGTCCAGAAGAAGCGCTACTGGGCGCCGACCCTCGGCCGGCACGTCACGCTCACGCTCAGTGCCCGAGGGATCAAGACCGTCGACGTGCGCGGCATCGACGCCGTGGTCGCCGACATCCTCGCTCGAGGGGAGAGGCTCTGA
- the rpmG gene encoding 50S ribosomal protein L33 — MAGSSRGRGNDVRPIVKLRSTAGTGTTYVTRKNRRNDPDRLVLSKYDPRIRRHVEFKEER, encoded by the coding sequence ATGGCGGGATCGTCGAGGGGGCGGGGCAACGACGTCCGGCCCATCGTGAAGCTGCGATCCACGGCGGGCACGGGCACCACCTACGTCACGCGCAAGAACCGTCGCAACGACCCCGACCGGCTCGTGCTGAGCAAGTACGACCCGAGGATCCGCAGGCACGTCGAGTTCAAGGAGGAGCGCTGA
- the rpsN gene encoding 30S ribosomal protein S14: MAKRSKIVANERRKEVVERYRERRDALRAASRDTSLSMAERMEASRALAGLPRDSSPSRVRNRDQVDGRPRGHLRVAGLSRIRFREGAHRGELPGITKSSW, encoded by the coding sequence ATGGCCAAGCGCAGCAAGATCGTCGCCAACGAGCGCCGCAAGGAGGTCGTCGAGCGCTACCGGGAACGACGTGACGCCCTGCGCGCCGCGTCCCGGGACACGTCGCTGTCCATGGCCGAGCGCATGGAGGCCTCGCGTGCCCTGGCCGGGCTGCCGCGTGACTCCTCCCCGTCTCGGGTGCGCAACCGCGACCAGGTCGACGGCAGGCCGCGGGGCCACCTGCGGGTCGCCGGACTCTCGCGCATCCGGTTCCGCGAGGGAGCGCACCGGGGCGAGCTGCCGGGCATCACGAAGTCGAGCTGGTAG